Proteins from a single region of Desulfobacter postgatei 2ac9:
- the mads1 gene encoding methylation-associated defense system helix-turn-helix domain-containing protein MAD1, whose product MEDRWLSVEEIAQYLGVSKDTVYTWINKKKMPAHKIGRLWKFKKDEVDIWVRDGKASGSKESEDQ is encoded by the coding sequence ATGGAAGATCGCTGGTTGTCAGTCGAGGAGATTGCTCAATATCTGGGTGTCAGCAAAGATACAGTTTACACATGGATAAACAAAAAGAAAATGCCTGCCCACAAAATCGGCCGTCTTTGGAAATTTAAGAAAGATGAAGTCGATATTTGGGTCCGTGACGGGAAAGCAAGTGGTTCTAAAGAGAGTGAAGATCAGTGA